One genomic window of Cinclus cinclus chromosome 6, bCinCin1.1, whole genome shotgun sequence includes the following:
- the ISM2 gene encoding isthmin-2, giving the protein MPLIRGKVVLILGFVFLTTFLAAVRGLPVRGKQRSNSPKERSSKLAEVSASSSPRSAGDEELPPSGKARGLRRSGQAGPRRHRRRGVAQQAARSPALPQPSGAGQEESLPFMLDLQNLPGLANVDLSAQNPNIQVTIEVVDDPQAEMEMDLLKETSNDWSLTSSEWLSHKDLFWPLFWEYTDPAEGEEEEEEEEEEEEEEEEEDDNLDVGDREEEEEDDDEEQDYTAEYEEEESMLSGVGGNWDQQWPGQKNWIFKEKYNYDYEDEEEWSPWSPCSITCGSGNQKRTRSCGYACTATESRTCDLIHCPGAGEMVFPTEETPFKSDNTTELFSSEVDSCEKWLNCKSDFLTKYLSKVLTDLPSCPCSYPLEAVYSAVNLRDEQQGKSFRWRDASGPKERLDIYKPTARFCLRSMLSLDSTTLAAQHCCYDEHTRLITRGKGAGVPNLISTEFSPELHYKVDMLPWILCKGDWSRYHAVRPPNNGQRCADNPTEEEYLSQLQEAKEY; this is encoded by the exons atgCCTCTGATTAGAGGGAAAGTCGTGCTCATCCTCGGATTCGTCTTCCTGACAACTTTCCTGGCTGCGGTGAGAGGGCTGCCCGTGAGGGGCAAACAGCGCAGCAATAGCCCGAAGGAGAGGAGCTCCAAGCTGGCGGAG GTCTCAGCATCATCCAGCCCCCGTTCAGCAGGGGATGAGGAGCTGCCACCATCGGGCAAGGCACGGGGGCTGAGGCGGAGTGGCCAGGCTGGCCCGCGGCGGCACCGGCGCAGAGGGGTGGCTCAGCAGGCTGCCAGGAGCCCAGCGCTGCCACAGCCCAGTGGTGCTGGCCAGGAGGAGAGCCTGCCCTTCATGCTGGACCTGCAAAACTTGCCAGGGCTGGCCAATGTGGACCTGAGTGCCCAGAACCCAAACATCCAG GTAACCATTGAAGTGGTGGATGATCCTCAGGCTGAGATGGAGATGGATTTATTGAAGGAGACAAGCAATGACTGGTCTCTGACATCCTCTGAGTGGTTATCTCACAAAGACCTATTCTGGCCCCTCTTCTGGGAATACACTGACCCtgctgagggagaggaggaggaagaagaagaagaggaggaggaggaggaagaggaggaagaggatgacaACCTGGATGTAGGGgacagggaagaagaagaagaggatgATGATGAAGAGCAAGATTACACAGCAGAGTATGAAGAGGAGGAGTCCATGCTTAGTGGAGTAGGTGGTAACTGGGACCAGCAATGGCCTGGGCAGAAGAACTGGatctttaaggaaaaatataattatg ACTATGAAGATGAGGAGGAGTGGAGCCCATGGTCCCCTTGCAGCATCACCTGTGGCAGTGGCAACCAGAAGAGGACCCGGTCCTGTGGCTATGCCTGCACAGCAACAGAGTCAAGGACCTGCGATCTGATACACTGCCCTG GAGCAGGGGAAATGGTCTTCCCCACAGAAGAGACACCTTTCAAAAGCGACAACACCACGGAGCTGTTCAGCTCAG AGGTGGACAGCTGTGAGAAGTGGCTGAACTGCAAGAGCGACTTCCTCACCAAGTACCTGAGCAAGGTACTGACGGACCTgcccagctgtccctgctcctaCCCGCTGGAGGCCGTCTACAGTGCCGTCAACCTGCGGGACGAGCAGCAGGGCAAGAGCTTCCGATGGCGGGATGCCAGCGGCCCCAAGGAGCGCCTGGACATCTACAAGCCAACGGCACGCTTCTGCCTGCGCTCCATGCTCTCCCTGGACAGCACCACCTTggctgcccagcactgctgctatGACGAGCACACCCGCCTCATCACCCGTGGCAAGGGGGCTGGCGTCCCCAACCTCATCAGCACCGAGTTTTCTCCAGAGCTGCACTACAAGGTGGACATGCTGCCCTGGATCCTCTGCAAGGGTGACTGGAGCCGGTACCACGCGGTCCGGCCCCCCAACAATGGGCAGCGGTGTGCAGACAACCCCACAGAGGAGGAgtacctgtcccagctgcaggaggCCAAGGAGTACTAG